One Ranitomeya variabilis isolate aRanVar5 chromosome 4, aRanVar5.hap1, whole genome shotgun sequence genomic window, ATGTCAGTTTGCAGTCGAAAAATACGTAAAGGGGAACAATGTATTGTAGTGAGTTCACCATTTAATTTTCATTCCCTATGACAAGCGGAAAGGTAATACATTTTTATATCATGAGTTGTGCAATTtataaatatttacatttttaggAAGTTtcctaaaattgattttttttttaagcagcttaaaatattatataaaaaaaagaaatcgTACTCATGACACTGATCAGTCCCCAGTTGCAGCAGTAGCTTGGACAGACAGCATGTAATCAGCTGGTGAGAGGTACAGAGGCCGGCAGGGAACCGAGAAGCATCAGAACCATGTGACAGGGAGTCAGTAAGGGAAGCATAACTTCTCTATTTATTTTATAACATTAAACTGTCATTTCAGTAGattttgcagcagaatgtctgtgtctgtctccaGCTCGGCCCCTCACCGTCCCCTCTCCATTGAATTTTATGAGCACCACCAGACATTTTCTGTCTCGGTAATTGGAAATTCTGTATTCACTAAAGACAAATCAAGAATGGGAGATCAGTGCAGGAGGATGAAGAAGTAGATTGCTCTCAATAAGATATATTGTAAATTTTCTTTTTTCCATGTGTACTATTGACTTATGAAATAAAAGTTAAAACTATGGTTACGgtttaaagtttttattttttattttatgtctggACAACTAGTTTAACTATCTGTTGATGGTTTGATGGAAGCTAATACAATATATAGAACAGTGTGATTATTAAGGAATAATTATTCTCTCTATGCTTGCTGTGTGGTCTAACTATTCAGATTCCCTCTTCTGTTCATCTTTCATTCTCTCTTTCATGTTTCACCTAGACATTGAAATATTGCAGCAGCATCCCTCTCCTCTCCCACCTTTATATCTAGATTTTAATTTTTCACATCAGAtttatttcttgattttttttttttgttttacaaatttAGGAAACATAAATAAGGTAATCTTTAAAATGCAAGATCGCAACATCTTTCGACTACTTTACTTTGTTTTCATATCATCAGCTTCAGCTCACAGAGCTCAGTCACATATTCATTATTGCAAGGATCATATTTCAAGGCTTTTTCATAGCAATCAATTGCTTCATTTCTTTTGTCATTAGCCTTATGGACAAAGCCAAGTAAAGCGTAACCCTCGGGATCCTGAATATTTTCCCTAAGTTTCTCTGCAGAAATTCTTCTCAGAGACATTTCACTTGAGTCTCTCTCTTGCGTGGCTAACGTAATCTCCAAACTCTTTTTATAGTAGTAAATGGCTTCAGATTCAGACTTCTTATAGTACTCCATAAAACATCCATAATTGTAGTAGATCTGCTGCATGTCATCTTCCATAAGATTGCTAAATGCCAGAATGGTTTTATATGTGTCGTCTGCCTTTTTATATTCCTTTGCTTCACAATACATTCTTGCTAAGTCTACATATGCATAAGTGAATGTTTTCTTGTACTCCAGGGTCTTTTCAAAATGAGATATGGTATTTTGGATGAGGTCATGTAATTGTGTGCGCTGTTGTCTGTTAGGAACATTTCTATTTCCAAATTGCCTTTTGTATAGGAAATACTTTTTCCTGTAACATAGTCCAATCTGGTGATGTAGAAATCCAGAAGTTGGGGTGAGACCTACTGCAGTTTTAAGGACACGCAAGGCCTCATCTACCATCTCAGCTCTTCTGTAAAATTTTGCAACATAACGGAGCAGATATGGATAGTTTGGGGCTTGGTCTAAGGCTTCTGCAATATATCTTTTTCCCTCACCAGTTCTGTTTAGGTCTTGGAGCTTTAATGCAAGAAGCGCCTTCACCACGGGATCAATTGGATTCTTCTCTACTGCATTTTTCAATAACTCTAGTGATTTGAATTCTGAAGCAGCACATCTTCTGCCAGGGAAGTCTTCCAGTCTGTAGACCACTGTTGCATATCCCGTGATCCACTCAGGATCTTCTGGATCTAGCTCTAAAGCCTTCTGAAAACATTGTTCTGCTTCGTCATAATATTGTCCACAAAATGTTACCAGTGACCAacctttttccccatagatttctgCTATGTCTTGTCTATCTTGCAGTTCTTTATAAATCTGCTCTACTTTATCTACATATTTCTGGGAATCTTCATACTGCTTCATGTAGTAGTACACCCAGGCATAATTTCCATATGTCACCAAATAATTTTGATCAGCCCCATTGTTCTCTTTAATCATTTCTTCTGCTTTCTCTAAATTGGCAATAGCTTTTTTGTAGTCTCTTCTCAGATGCATCACATAGGCCAGTAGATTGTACACCATGTATTTATTCTTCGTGACAAGAAACATCAGTTGGTCATATAAGCTGATTTCCAATTCATCAGGGt contains:
- the LOC143769899 gene encoding interferon-induced protein with tetratricopeptide repeats 5-like, with amino-acid sequence MSGSSKDTLKPRLLQLNCHFTWNIFLHDKDPDELEISLYDQLMFLVTKNKYMVYNLLAYVMHLRRDYKKAIANLEKAEEMIKENNGADQNYLVTYGNYAWVYYYMKQYEDSQKYVDKVEQIYKELQDRQDIAEIYGEKGWSLVTFCGQYYDEAEQCFQKALELDPEDPEWITGYATVVYRLEDFPGRRCAASEFKSLELLKNAVEKNPIDPVVKALLALKLQDLNRTGEGKRYIAEALDQAPNYPYLLRYVAKFYRRAEMVDEALRVLKTAVGLTPTSGFLHHQIGLCYRKKYFLYKRQFGNRNVPNRQQRTQLHDLIQNTISHFEKTLEYKKTFTYAYVDLARMYCEAKEYKKADDTYKTILAFSNLMEDDMQQIYYNYGCFMEYYKKSESEAIYYYKKSLEITLATQERDSSEMSLRRISAEKLRENIQDPEGYALLGFVHKANDKRNEAIDCYEKALKYDPCNNEYVTELCELKLMI